ACCTCCTGGGCTCCCCGCCGGTCCCCCGCCGCCAGAAAGCCCCGTATGGCCGCCTCCTTGTGGCGCTGGGCTTCCCTGGGGGAGCCGAAGCGCAGGTGCCACTCCAGGAGGGCCCGGTGGGCGCAGGCCAGGTTCCGGGGGTCCAAAGCCCTCTCGGCCTCCCTTAGGCAGGCCTCCAGGCGTTCCCGGCTGGCCTCCTTTTCCCCCAGGAGAAGGCGCACGTGGCCCTGCTCGTACAGGTTGACGGAGCGGGCTAGGGGGTCGTTGGGGAGGAGGCGGGCTTCCTCTTCAAAGACCTCGAGGGCCTCCCTAAGCCTTCCCATCCCCTTGAGAACCATGCCCACCTGGTGGAGCGCCCGATGGCTCCCCGTCTTTTGGTAGAGGTCCCGGTAGAGGGCCAGGGCCTCCCCGTGCCGCCCGGCGAAGAAGAGGGCGTAGCCCAGGGCGAAGCGGGCCTCGGGGGAAGGGTCTTGGGCGAGGAGGGCCTCCGCCTCCCCGTAGCGCCCCTCCTCTATGAGCTCCCAGGCCTCCGCCAGGTCCTTCACGCCCGCTCCTGCCCTTCCCCCAGGGCCACCCACTTGAGCGCGGTGAGCTCCAGGGGCCCCATGGGGCCGTAGGCGTGGAGCTTGGAGGTGCTGATGCCGATCTCCGCCCCCAGGCCCAGCTCAAAGCCATCGTTGAAGCGGGTGGAAGCGTTCCAGAGGACCAGGGAGGCGTCCACCCCCTCCAGGAAGCGCCAGGCGGCCTTGGGGTCCTCGGTGCAGATGGCCTCGGTGTGGCGGGAGCCAAAGCGGGCGATGTGGGCCAGGGCCTCCTCCAGCCCCGAGACCACCTTGACCCGGAGGACGAGGTCCAGGTACTCCCGGTCCCACTCCTCCTCGGAGGCGGGGACCGCCTCCTTGAGGAGGGGCAGGGCCCGGGGGCAGGCCCTGAGCTCCACCCCCCTTTCTCGCATGGCCCCCTCCAGCATGGGGAGGAAGGCCTCCGCCACCTTCTCGTGGACCAGGAGGGCCTCGAGGGCGTTGCACACCGCAGGCCGCTGGGTCTTGCCGTTTAGGGCCAAGCGCAGGGCCATGGTGAGGTCCGCCCGCTCGTCCACGTAGAGGTGGTTCACCCCCTTGGCGTGGGCCAGCACCGGCACCCGGGCCTCCCTTTGCACCAGGCGGATGAGCTCCTCCCCGCCCCGGGGAATGAGGAGGTCCAAAAGCTCCAGGCGGCACATCTCCAGAATGGCCTCCCGGTCCGGGGTGGGAACCAGGGTCACCGCCTCCTCGGGAAGGCCCGCCGCCCTCAGGGCCTGGTGCCACAGGGCCACCAGGGCCCGGTTGGAGCGGAAGGCCTCCTTGCCCCCCCTTAGGAGCATGGCGTTTCCCGCCTTCAGGGCCACGGCCACCGCCTCCACCGTGGCCCCGGGCCTCGCCTCATAGACGAAGCCGATGAGGCCCAAGGGCACCCGCATCCTGCCCACCCTTAGGCCGTTGGGCCGCTTGGCGAGGCCCTCGATCCGGCCCAGGGGGTCGGGGAGGAGGGCGATCTGGCGGAGGCCCTCGGTGAGGCTTTTGAGGTCCTTCTCCTTCAGGGCCAGGCGGTCCAGCTTGGCCCTGGGAAGCCCCGCCTTCTCCGCCTCCCCAAGGTCCTCCCGATTGGCCTCTAGGACCTCTTCCCAACGGCTCTCCAAGAGCTCCGCCATCCCCAAAAGGGCCTGGTCCCGCCTTCCCTTGGCGATCTCGGGAAGCCTGCGCTTGGCCCTCTCCGCCAGCTCCCACAAGGTTTCCCTCATGCCTCCTCCTTCAGGACCAGGTGGTCCCGGTGGACCACCTCCTCCGTGTAGCGGTAGCCTAGGATGGCCTCAATCTCCGCGCTCCTCCTTCCCCGGATGCGGTCGATCTCTTCCGAGGCGTAGTTGGCGAGCCCCACCCCCACCTCCTCCCCGCCCTCTGAAAGGAGGCGGACCGCCTCCCCCCGGGAAAACCGCCCCCGCACCTCCTTGATCCCAGCGGGGAGGAGGCTCGCCCCCCGCTCCTTTAGGGCCCGCACCGCCCCCGCGTCCAATAAGAGCTCCCCCCTGGGGCGGAGGAGGCCGTAGAGCCAGGCCTTCTCCCCCCGGTAGCGCTTCTTGGCGTGGAAGTAGGTGCCCAGGGGGGCCCCCTCCAGGGCCTCCAGGATGGCCCCGGGCCGCCTCCCGGGGAGGAGGAGGGTGGGGATGCCCACCCGGCCCGCAAGCCTTGCGGCCAAGAGCTTGCTCCGCATCCCCCCGCTTCCCAAGGGGTTCCCGCCCCCGGCCAGGGCCAGGACCCTTTCTACGTCCTCCACCTCGAGGATGGCCCTGGCCCCAGGGTTCCGCTTGGGGTCCTCTTCATAAAGGGCATCTACGTCGGAAAGGAGGAGGAGAAGCCCCGCCTCCACCAGGGCGGCAACCCGGGCCGAGAGCTGGTCGTTGTCCCCGAAGCGGATCTCGTGGAAGGCCACGGTGTCGTTCTCGTTGATGATGGGGACCACCCCCAGGTCCAAAAGGGCCCTCAGGGTGGCCTTGGCGTTCAGGTAGCCCTCCCGAAGGGAGAGGTCCTCGGCGGTGAGGAGGACCTGGGCCACCCGCAGGCCCGAGGGGGCGAAGGCCTCCCGCCAAAGGGCCATGAGGAGGGGCTGGCCGATGGCGGCCAGGGCCTGCTTCTTGGGCATGTCCTTGGGCCTGGGGAGGCCCATGAGGGCCATGCCCGCCGCCACCGCCCCCGAGGAGACCAGGACCACCTCCCGCCCCTCCTCCCTTAGCCAGGCCACCTGGCGGGCGATCTCCCCCATGGCCTC
The genomic region above belongs to Thermus sediminis and contains:
- a CDS encoding tetratricopeptide repeat protein, which gives rise to MKDLAEAWELIEEGRYGEAEALLAQDPSPEARFALGYALFFAGRHGEALALYRDLYQKTGSHRALHQVGMVLKGMGRLREALEVFEEEARLLPNDPLARSVNLYEQGHVRLLLGEKEASRERLEACLREAERALDPRNLACAHRALLEWHLRFGSPREAQRHKEAAIRGFLAAGDRRGAQEVEALA
- a CDS encoding glutamate-5-semialdehyde dehydrogenase, with the protein product MRETLWELAERAKRRLPEIAKGRRDQALLGMAELLESRWEEVLEANREDLGEAEKAGLPRAKLDRLALKEKDLKSLTEGLRQIALLPDPLGRIEGLAKRPNGLRVGRMRVPLGLIGFVYEARPGATVEAVAVALKAGNAMLLRGGKEAFRSNRALVALWHQALRAAGLPEEAVTLVPTPDREAILEMCRLELLDLLIPRGGEELIRLVQREARVPVLAHAKGVNHLYVDERADLTMALRLALNGKTQRPAVCNALEALLVHEKVAEAFLPMLEGAMRERGVELRACPRALPLLKEAVPASEEEWDREYLDLVLRVKVVSGLEEALAHIARFGSRHTEAICTEDPKAAWRFLEGVDASLVLWNASTRFNDGFELGLGAEIGISTSKLHAYGPMGPLELTALKWVALGEGQERA
- the proB gene encoding glutamate 5-kinase; translation: MRPGLSARRLVVKVGSAVLAGEEGLDREAMGEIARQVAWLREEGREVVLVSSGAVAAGMALMGLPRPKDMPKKQALAAIGQPLLMALWREAFAPSGLRVAQVLLTAEDLSLREGYLNAKATLRALLDLGVVPIINENDTVAFHEIRFGDNDQLSARVAALVEAGLLLLLSDVDALYEEDPKRNPGARAILEVEDVERVLALAGGGNPLGSGGMRSKLLAARLAGRVGIPTLLLPGRRPGAILEALEGAPLGTYFHAKKRYRGEKAWLYGLLRPRGELLLDAGAVRALKERGASLLPAGIKEVRGRFSRGEAVRLLSEGGEEVGVGLANYASEEIDRIRGRRSAEIEAILGYRYTEEVVHRDHLVLKEEA